In Scophthalmus maximus strain ysfricsl-2021 chromosome 16, ASM2237912v1, whole genome shotgun sequence, the following proteins share a genomic window:
- the fgf21 gene encoding fibroblast growth factor 21 codes for MFLLPHTSFLSSFLLILPLPFSLSFYLADSNPLLSFDSQVREGHLYTDNHRRGMYLQMTQDGRVSGSDVQTPYSLLQMKSVKSGHIVIRGLSSSLFLCVDSGGHLRGQAHYTEADCTFQELLLADGYTRFLSSHHGFPVSLASRHPPGRHSVPFTRFLPLRNTLTLESVSEQPPSSQKYFNLDSDDPFEMGRSSLISPQFSAGKKRK; via the exons ATGTTTTTGCTCCCGCACACATCCTTCttgtcttctttccttttgaTCCTTCCACTTCCTTTCTCACTGTCATTTTATCTCGCTGACTCCAACCCACTTTTGTCCTTTGACAGTCAAGTCAGAGAGGGGCATCTCTACACAG ATAACCACAGGAGAGGCATGTATCTGCAGATGACCCAGGACGGGAGAGTGTCAGGAAGTGATGTTCAGACACCTTACA gTTTGCTGCAGATGAAATCAGTTAAATCAGGCCATATCGTCATCAGAGGACTGTCGTCAtccctgtttctctgtgtggaCAGTGGAGGCCATTTGAGGGGGCAG GCACACTACACTGAGGCTGACTGCACCTTCCAAGAGCTGCTACTGGCAGACGGGTACACCCGTTTCCTTTCCTCGCACCACGGATTCCCCGTGTCTCTGGCATCAAGACATCCCCCGGGTCGACACTCAGTCCCCTTCACTCGATTCCTACCACTTAGGAACACTCTGACACTGGAGAGTGTGTCGGAACAACCACCGAGCAGTCAGAAATATTTCAACCTGGACTCAGACGACCCGTTTGAAATGGGCCGGAGTTCCCTGATCAGTCCTCAGTTCTCAGcgggcaagaaaagaaaatga